A genomic segment from Luteolibacter ambystomatis encodes:
- a CDS encoding AAA family ATPase, whose amino-acid sequence MIPETTRAHVVCGPPACGKTTYARRLADRLGAVLLDSDEVAERLVRAGLALAGLDPNDRDSPAYKAAYRDAVYETLFDLARSNLPRVPVVVAGPFTSEGSNPDWPDQLKERLGTASTIHFVWCPSDKRRERILARGESRDLPKLATWDAYVASCRDERPVFPHVFVETS is encoded by the coding sequence GTGATCCCGGAAACCACCCGTGCCCATGTCGTCTGCGGTCCTCCGGCCTGCGGCAAGACCACCTACGCCCGGCGACTGGCGGATCGCCTGGGTGCGGTCCTGCTGGATAGCGACGAGGTGGCGGAGCGTCTCGTGCGCGCCGGGTTGGCTTTGGCCGGACTCGATCCGAATGACCGGGATTCGCCCGCCTACAAGGCAGCCTACCGGGACGCGGTGTATGAAACACTATTCGATCTCGCCCGGTCCAATCTTCCAAGGGTGCCGGTCGTAGTCGCCGGTCCGTTCACCTCGGAGGGAAGCAACCCGGATTGGCCGGATCAACTGAAGGAACGCCTCGGAACCGCGTCCACGATCCACTTCGTCTGGTGCCCGTCGGACAAACGTCGCGAGCGCATTCTTGCCCGCGGAGAGAGCCGCGACCTCCCGAAGCTGGCGACGTGGGATGCTTATGTCGCCAGCTGCCGGGATGAGCGGCCGGTGTTTCCGCATGTCTTCGTCGAAACAAGCTGA
- a CDS encoding tetratricopeptide repeat protein encodes MDPPKPTPARTFDPSDLYFQGYLTTRDAETLEAQGDLIGADEKLKRAKEMFDAVKMYYPNWKPDMVKDRAAMTDDSIAKIRPKANELRLKKQKIVAELEGGVKTSGEIVEPGQNAKPLGTVEAPKPLSPDSAKAKPEPNNTAPKPLQPSPNPAPPLKPLPASPIRPVDPAQTQKLADLETEVIRLQKQLKDAQQRNPDISSTARAESRARDLELQRDQVQRELDRAQAELRDMRARLAAAPVEGDYQSISRKAEQLEQERSTLNRALTQSRSQLADEQVKNQTLQADVTALKQKRADLERDAKRQQDAASSIVGGLKEQIKTLENTVKQKDSEIAAANKRIDGLAKQLDESQKAYADLQVERDSLLREKEQMSALLKLNESGRIQDLIGQNVALAKQLKEAEERVKKLSDASADDQKLYIEALNDLAIAKSQIGRLQIERKEQDKRIQDLATRLKNEEEALASGAADSEEVRTLRQIINKQLQAQKRRVQAREELENAAKAFAASNPDYAKAIDLMTNNDVVVLTPEEQKILSDRKADMNISSGLSYARPIGEVAIDKRALKAQGDVYDTLAKKAYGSGRLLFAKELYQTSIEENPGDTGALCKLGFLQMKTEDYPSSSDTFRRATELDPTNPYAHRMLGYSQLMLGDVTGAEQALLKAIEVSPDDAMGHVILGSIYMKQGRAAESESESRAAMMADPSMWQPYYNLAVFCGKSDKRKEEGKRHYMKALELGAPPDFQLEKKLGLGTSTP; translated from the coding sequence GTGGATCCTCCGAAACCCACTCCGGCGCGCACTTTCGATCCCTCGGATCTCTATTTCCAGGGCTATCTCACCACCCGTGACGCGGAGACACTGGAGGCTCAGGGCGATCTCATCGGCGCCGATGAGAAGCTCAAGCGGGCCAAGGAGATGTTCGATGCGGTGAAGATGTATTACCCGAATTGGAAGCCGGACATGGTCAAGGACCGTGCCGCCATGACGGATGACTCCATTGCCAAGATCCGCCCGAAGGCCAACGAGCTCCGGCTGAAGAAGCAGAAGATCGTCGCTGAACTGGAAGGTGGCGTGAAAACCTCCGGTGAAATCGTAGAGCCCGGCCAGAATGCCAAGCCGCTGGGCACCGTGGAGGCACCCAAGCCGCTTTCTCCTGATTCGGCCAAGGCGAAACCGGAGCCCAACAACACCGCACCGAAACCGCTTCAGCCCTCACCGAATCCGGCACCCCCTCTCAAACCCCTGCCTGCCTCTCCCATCCGGCCGGTCGATCCAGCCCAGACACAGAAGCTCGCCGATCTGGAAACGGAAGTCATCCGCCTCCAGAAGCAGCTCAAGGACGCCCAGCAGCGGAACCCGGACATCAGCTCCACCGCCCGCGCGGAATCCCGGGCGCGCGATCTGGAACTCCAGCGCGACCAGGTCCAGCGTGAACTTGACCGGGCCCAGGCCGAACTCCGCGACATGCGCGCCCGTCTCGCCGCAGCGCCGGTGGAGGGCGACTATCAGTCGATTTCGCGAAAGGCCGAGCAATTGGAGCAGGAGCGCAGTACCCTGAACCGGGCGCTGACCCAGAGCCGCAGCCAGCTTGCCGACGAACAGGTCAAAAACCAGACCCTTCAAGCCGATGTGACCGCCCTGAAACAAAAACGGGCCGATCTGGAGCGCGACGCCAAACGCCAGCAGGACGCTGCCAGTTCCATCGTGGGAGGACTAAAGGAACAGATCAAGACTCTGGAGAACACAGTCAAACAGAAGGACTCCGAAATTGCCGCCGCCAACAAGCGCATCGACGGGCTCGCGAAGCAGCTGGACGAGAGCCAGAAGGCGTATGCGGATCTCCAGGTCGAACGCGACTCGCTGCTCCGTGAGAAGGAGCAGATGTCCGCGCTCCTGAAACTGAATGAATCCGGCCGCATCCAGGATCTCATCGGACAGAACGTGGCTCTCGCGAAACAGCTCAAGGAAGCCGAGGAGCGGGTGAAGAAGCTCAGCGATGCCAGTGCTGACGACCAGAAGCTCTACATCGAGGCGCTCAACGACCTCGCGATCGCGAAGTCCCAGATCGGTCGGTTGCAGATCGAGCGGAAAGAGCAGGACAAGCGCATTCAGGATCTGGCGACCCGGCTTAAGAACGAGGAAGAAGCGCTCGCCTCCGGTGCTGCCGACAGTGAGGAGGTGCGGACCCTGCGCCAGATCATCAACAAGCAGCTTCAGGCGCAGAAACGCCGCGTCCAAGCCCGTGAAGAATTGGAGAACGCCGCCAAAGCCTTTGCCGCCAGCAATCCGGACTATGCAAAGGCGATCGATCTCATGACCAACAACGATGTGGTCGTCCTGACTCCGGAAGAGCAGAAGATTCTTTCCGACAGGAAGGCGGACATGAACATTTCCTCCGGTTTGTCCTACGCCAGACCCATCGGAGAAGTGGCCATCGACAAACGTGCCCTCAAGGCTCAGGGCGACGTTTATGATACGCTCGCGAAGAAGGCATATGGCTCCGGCCGGCTGCTCTTCGCGAAAGAGTTGTATCAAACCTCCATCGAAGAGAATCCCGGGGACACGGGAGCCCTGTGCAAGCTAGGCTTCCTCCAGATGAAGACCGAGGATTACCCTTCCTCCTCGGACACGTTCCGTCGCGCGACCGAACTCGATCCGACCAATCCCTATGCCCATCGGATGCTGGGTTACTCACAGCTCATGCTGGGAGACGTGACCGGCGCCGAACAGGCGTTGCTCAAGGCCATCGAGGTGTCTCCGGATGACGCCATGGGCCACGTGATTCTGGGGAGCATCTACATGAAGCAAGGCCGCGCCGCCGAGTCCGAGTCCGAAAGCCGCGCCGCCATGATGGCGGACCCGTCCATGTGGCAGCCCTACTACAATCTGGCTGTATTCTGCGGCAAGAGCGACAAGCGCAAGGAGGAAGGCAAGCGCCACTACATGAAGGCTTTGGAGCTTGGTGCTCCGCCGGATTTCCAACTTGAGAAGAAACTCGGGCTCGGAACTTCGACTCCGTAA
- a CDS encoding nucleotide pyrophosphohydrolase yields the protein MSDSISGLTARIQSFVDAREWRRYHNPKDLTVAITAEAGELLQHFVWQQDEQIENRVEARREEIASEIADVAILLFELADNLGLKLGDVMEQKIERNEARYPVDKARGNNLKYSEL from the coding sequence ATGTCCGACTCCATCTCCGGTCTCACCGCCCGCATCCAGTCCTTCGTGGATGCCCGGGAGTGGCGCCGTTATCACAACCCGAAAGACCTCACGGTGGCGATCACCGCCGAGGCCGGGGAATTGCTCCAACACTTCGTGTGGCAGCAGGACGAACAGATCGAGAATCGTGTGGAAGCACGGCGCGAGGAAATCGCCTCGGAGATTGCGGACGTGGCGATCCTGCTTTTCGAACTCGCCGACAATCTCGGGCTGAAGCTCGGCGATGTGATGGAACAGAAGATCGAGCGCAACGAGGCCCGCTATCCGGTCGACAAGGCTCGCGGCAACAACCTGAAGTATTCCGAGCTGTGA
- a CDS encoding FKBP-type peptidyl-prolyl cis-trans isomerase, translating to MIRTLIPGALAIGLATAAPAAETPSAAAAPAAPATKQAAKPEAPPADPAAVKSDSSYALGFRTGSSFSQEYGRFGIGAADLDTENFVKGFTAALKGGKPDLSEDKLQAAMKALGDQLQKREQDLATKNLDDGKKFLEQNGKREGVITTKSGLQYEVLGKGGDKKYQAPKDGKEDNKEFHVHYKGTLIDGTQFDASPEGETVPMTLQVIDGFKEALTTMPVGAKWKLFIPGALAYGEQRRSLEIGPNQLLIFELELVDIKDAPPAPEGGLPGFLQGAPGGGE from the coding sequence ATGATCCGCACCCTGATCCCCGGCGCTCTGGCCATCGGCCTCGCCACCGCCGCCCCTGCTGCTGAAACGCCGTCCGCAGCGGCAGCTCCGGCCGCACCCGCCACCAAACAGGCTGCCAAACCCGAAGCGCCCCCGGCCGATCCGGCTGCCGTGAAGTCGGATTCCTCCTATGCCCTTGGTTTCCGCACCGGCTCCAGCTTCTCCCAGGAATACGGCCGTTTCGGCATCGGTGCCGCCGACCTTGATACCGAGAACTTCGTGAAGGGCTTCACGGCTGCTCTCAAGGGCGGCAAGCCCGATCTCAGCGAGGACAAGCTCCAGGCCGCCATGAAGGCGCTGGGCGACCAGCTCCAGAAGCGCGAACAGGATCTCGCCACCAAGAACCTCGATGATGGCAAGAAGTTCCTCGAACAGAACGGCAAGCGCGAAGGCGTGATCACCACCAAGAGCGGCCTCCAATACGAAGTGCTCGGCAAGGGCGGCGACAAAAAGTATCAGGCGCCGAAGGACGGCAAGGAGGACAACAAGGAATTCCACGTCCACTACAAGGGCACGCTCATCGACGGCACCCAGTTCGACGCATCTCCGGAAGGTGAAACGGTTCCCATGACCCTCCAGGTCATCGATGGCTTCAAGGAAGCTCTCACCACCATGCCGGTCGGCGCGAAGTGGAAGCTCTTCATCCCCGGGGCTCTTGCCTACGGCGAACAGCGCCGCAGTCTGGAAATCGGACCGAACCAGCTTCTCATTTTCGAACTCGAGCTGGTGGATATCAAGGATGCTCCTCCGGCTCCGGAAGGCGGACTTCCAGGTTTCCTGCAGGGTGCTCCCGGTGGTGGCGAGTGA
- a CDS encoding metal-dependent hydrolase, whose amino-acid sequence MKLTYLGHSSVLIETAGHRLLFDPFITPNPLASGVDITSLHPDHVLLTHAHGDHVADAEKILKYSGATLISNYEIVTWYGNRGINHGHPLNHGGGFNFPFGRAKFVNAVHSSMFPDGSYGGNAGGFVIETADGTFYVSGDTALTYDMKLLADRYKLDFAVLPIGDNFTMGPDDAAIAAEWVGAKRVIGVHYDTFPPIIIDKDAARKTFADRGVELLLPAIGETIEL is encoded by the coding sequence ATGAAACTCACCTATCTTGGTCACTCGTCCGTCCTCATCGAAACGGCCGGCCATCGCCTGTTGTTCGATCCCTTCATCACACCGAATCCCCTGGCCTCCGGCGTGGATATCACCTCGCTGCATCCGGACCACGTGCTGCTCACCCACGCCCACGGCGACCATGTGGCGGACGCGGAAAAGATCCTCAAATACTCCGGAGCCACGCTGATCTCGAACTATGAGATCGTGACGTGGTACGGCAATCGTGGTATCAACCATGGCCACCCCCTCAATCATGGCGGCGGCTTCAATTTCCCATTCGGCCGCGCGAAGTTCGTCAATGCCGTCCACTCCTCGATGTTTCCGGATGGTTCCTACGGCGGGAATGCCGGTGGCTTCGTGATCGAAACCGCGGACGGCACCTTCTACGTCTCCGGAGATACGGCGCTGACCTATGACATGAAGCTGCTGGCGGACCGCTACAAACTGGACTTCGCCGTGCTCCCGATCGGTGACAATTTCACCATGGGGCCGGACGATGCCGCCATTGCCGCGGAGTGGGTCGGGGCGAAGCGTGTCATCGGAGTCCACTACGACACCTTCCCGCCCATCATCATCGACAAGGACGCGGCCCGCAAAACCTTCGCCGACCGTGGTGTGGAACTGTTGCTGCCTGCCATCGGCGAAACGATCGAACTGTGA
- a CDS encoding GNAT family N-acetyltransferase, which produces MHRLISAQSFGFVKKVMAVFEVISRLEPRAGARLSGPMIEVRRLTGEAIRPYLGDLATLRIQVFREFPYLYDGSDEYESEYLESYASSLGGVIVLALDGAKVVGVSTGLPLAEADASFQRPFMEAGIPIEKVFYLGESVLAREYRGRGIGHRFFDEREAHAAALGYEITSFCAVERPADHPLCPPDYRPNDPFWTKRGYGKRPELQTRLSWKQVDAPDEVENVLTFRMRTFPLG; this is translated from the coding sequence ATGCATCGCCTGATTTCAGCACAGTCTTTCGGATTCGTGAAGAAAGTAATGGCCGTTTTTGAGGTGATTTCCAGGCTGGAGCCACGGGCCGGGGCGCGCTTGTCTGGGCCCATGATCGAAGTGCGGCGGCTGACAGGAGAGGCGATCCGGCCATATCTGGGGGATCTGGCGACCTTGAGAATCCAGGTTTTCCGGGAATTCCCCTACCTTTATGATGGTTCAGACGAATACGAGTCTGAATATCTGGAGTCCTATGCCTCCTCTCTGGGAGGGGTGATCGTATTGGCTCTGGACGGGGCCAAGGTCGTCGGGGTGTCCACCGGATTGCCTCTGGCGGAAGCCGATGCAAGTTTCCAACGCCCGTTCATGGAAGCGGGGATTCCGATTGAAAAGGTTTTCTACCTCGGTGAATCGGTTCTGGCCCGGGAATATCGGGGACGTGGGATCGGCCACCGGTTTTTCGATGAACGCGAAGCCCATGCGGCGGCACTCGGCTACGAGATCACTTCATTCTGCGCGGTCGAAAGACCCGCGGATCATCCGCTATGCCCGCCAGACTATCGTCCGAACGACCCCTTTTGGACAAAACGGGGCTACGGGAAACGTCCCGAATTGCAGACGCGGCTATCTTGGAAGCAGGTCGACGCACCCGATGAGGTGGAGAATGTCCTGACATTCCGGATGCGGACATTCCCTCTTGGATAG